In Pseudomonas sp. MTM4, one genomic interval encodes:
- a CDS encoding YCF48-related protein produces MSEPVMWRTRFGRAEKTSRKSNFKYSPLARTLSLCSVLSILFLATAPAHAQSAESATRYAIESEKAASALLLDITYAGKRLVAAGDRGHILFSDDAGATWSQAKVPTRQMLTAVYFVDDKHGWAVGHDALILATSDGGETWTQQYENREGEVPLLDVWFENSEHGFATGAYGVLLETTDGGQNWEDVADRLDNEDGAHLNAITHIQDAGLFVVGEMGGMFRSSDMGETWERVESPYQGSLFGVVSGGEPGVVVAFGLRGHLFRSADFGDSWQAIDLLDGSDALESGLADGNLLPDGRIVVVGHGGTVLSSEDQGRSFKLFSRPDRRSLSGVVSNPDGNLVLVGQSGVRVVSPTGANLPAQQQ; encoded by the coding sequence ATGAGTGAGCCCGTCATGTGGCGCACCCGGTTCGGCCGTGCGGAAAAAACATCCCGCAAGTCGAATTTCAAGTATTCGCCGCTTGCAAGAACGCTCTCGCTCTGCAGTGTTCTATCCATCCTGTTTCTCGCCACCGCTCCCGCTCATGCGCAAAGCGCTGAGTCAGCGACCCGCTATGCGATCGAATCGGAGAAGGCCGCATCGGCTCTCCTGCTCGATATTACTTATGCGGGTAAGCGCTTGGTCGCGGCTGGTGATCGCGGGCATATCCTCTTTTCCGATGACGCCGGCGCTACGTGGTCTCAGGCCAAGGTTCCGACCCGTCAGATGCTCACGGCTGTTTATTTCGTCGATGACAAACATGGCTGGGCGGTCGGCCACGACGCGTTGATCCTGGCGACCAGCGATGGCGGTGAAACCTGGACGCAGCAATACGAAAATCGCGAAGGCGAAGTGCCTTTACTTGACGTCTGGTTCGAAAATTCGGAGCACGGCTTCGCCACGGGTGCTTATGGCGTGCTGCTGGAAACCACTGACGGCGGCCAGAATTGGGAAGATGTTGCTGATCGCCTCGACAACGAGGACGGCGCCCACTTGAACGCCATCACCCACATTCAGGACGCGGGTCTGTTCGTCGTTGGCGAAATGGGCGGAATGTTCCGTTCCAGCGACATGGGTGAGACCTGGGAGCGCGTCGAGTCGCCCTATCAGGGATCCTTGTTCGGCGTCGTGAGCGGCGGCGAACCCGGAGTGGTCGTGGCGTTTGGTCTGCGCGGTCATCTGTTCCGTTCCGCCGACTTCGGTGATAGCTGGCAAGCGATCGATCTGCTCGACGGAAGCGATGCCCTTGAGTCGGGGCTAGCGGACGGCAATCTGCTGCCGGATGGTCGTATCGTCGTGGTCGGCCACGGCGGCACCGTGCTTAGTAGCGAGGATCAAGGACGGAGCTTCAAGCTGTTCAGTCGCCCGGATCGACGCTCACTGTCAGGCGTCGTCTCCAACCCGGACGGCAATCTGGTCCTCGTCGGGCAGAGCGGCGTCAGGGTCGTTTCGCCGACCGGCGCCAACTTGCCCGCACAACAACAATAA
- a CDS encoding RND family transporter, whose translation MTKHQQKPASFLERLIFNNRPAVILVCLLISVFLFYQAAQVRPSTSFEKMIPLGHPYIQNMLQHRDDLANLGNTVRISVAAKDGDIFSKEYMETLRQIHDEVFYIQGVDRSNMKSLWSPSVRWTEVTEQGFAGGEVIPQTYDGSPESLDDLRNNILKSGQIGRLVANDFKSSIIDVPLMEFYSDPDDRSKQITLDYQAFSHELEEKIRDKYEAQNPNVDIHIIGFAKKVGDLIDGLVGVALFFFVAIGITLALLLWFTRCFKSTIAVVVTTLIAVAWQLGLLHTLGFGLDPYSMLVPFLVFAIGISHGVQKINGIAMASGETDDPLAAARMAFRQLFIPGMVALASDAVGFVTLLLIDIGVIRELAIGASLGVAVIILTNLILLPVAISYMGISQRSVKQAREEAARNHPFWRLLSNFANPVVAPISIVIALLAVGGGLWYGQNLKIGDLDQGAPELHPDSRYNLDNDFVIRNYSTSSDVLVVMVKTAPEGCAHYDTLAAMDELMWKMENTEGVQSAVSMVTVARQSIKGMNEGSLKWETLSRNQFVLNSSIARAEGMYNGDCSLAPVLVFLNDHKAETLEHVVAAAREFAEENNREGLEFVLAAGNAGIEAATNEVIAASETTMLIAVYAAVSFMCLLTFRSVAATLCVILPLVLTSILGNALMAFMGIGVKVATLPVIALGVGIGVDYGIYIYSRLETYLRQGMTLQEAYYQTLKSTGKAVIFTGVCLAIGVFTWVFSAIKFQADMGLMLTFMFLWNMVGAIWLLPALARFLIKPEKLQQKV comes from the coding sequence ATGACCAAGCATCAGCAGAAGCCGGCGTCCTTTCTAGAACGCCTGATTTTCAACAATCGACCGGCAGTGATCCTTGTCTGCCTGTTGATCAGCGTATTCCTGTTCTACCAGGCTGCTCAGGTCCGTCCTTCGACCAGTTTCGAGAAGATGATTCCGCTGGGGCATCCCTACATTCAGAACATGCTCCAGCATCGTGATGATCTGGCCAACCTGGGCAACACGGTGCGTATCTCCGTGGCGGCGAAGGATGGCGACATCTTCTCCAAGGAGTACATGGAGACGCTGCGTCAGATCCATGACGAAGTCTTCTATATCCAAGGCGTCGACCGCTCGAACATGAAGTCGCTGTGGAGCCCGAGCGTTCGCTGGACCGAGGTGACGGAGCAGGGCTTCGCCGGCGGTGAAGTCATTCCGCAGACCTATGACGGCTCGCCTGAAAGCCTCGACGATTTGCGCAACAACATCCTCAAGTCCGGTCAGATCGGGCGTCTGGTGGCCAACGACTTCAAGTCCAGCATCATCGACGTGCCGCTGATGGAGTTCTACTCGGATCCTGATGACCGTAGCAAGCAGATCACCCTCGACTACCAGGCGTTTTCCCACGAGCTCGAAGAGAAGATTCGCGACAAGTACGAAGCGCAGAACCCGAATGTGGACATCCACATCATCGGTTTCGCCAAGAAGGTGGGCGATCTGATCGATGGGCTGGTCGGTGTCGCGTTGTTCTTCTTCGTTGCTATCGGCATCACGCTAGCGCTGCTGCTGTGGTTCACCCGCTGCTTCAAGAGCACCATCGCGGTGGTGGTGACTACGCTGATCGCCGTGGCCTGGCAGCTCGGCTTGCTGCACACGCTGGGCTTCGGGCTCGATCCCTATTCGATGCTGGTGCCGTTCCTGGTGTTCGCCATCGGTATTTCCCACGGTGTTCAGAAGATCAACGGCATCGCCATGGCTTCGGGCGAAACCGATGATCCGCTGGCGGCTGCACGCATGGCGTTCCGTCAGTTGTTCATCCCCGGCATGGTGGCACTGGCGTCTGATGCCGTTGGTTTCGTGACGCTGCTGCTGATCGATATCGGTGTGATTCGCGAGTTGGCGATTGGCGCTTCGCTGGGCGTGGCGGTGATCATCCTGACCAACTTGATCCTGCTGCCGGTTGCGATTTCCTACATGGGTATCAGCCAGCGCTCAGTTAAACAGGCGCGTGAGGAAGCGGCGCGCAACCACCCGTTCTGGCGGTTGCTGTCGAATTTCGCCAACCCGGTGGTCGCGCCGATTTCCATCGTCATTGCTTTGCTCGCCGTGGGCGGGGGGCTCTGGTACGGCCAGAACCTGAAGATCGGCGATCTCGACCAGGGCGCACCGGAACTGCACCCGGATTCGCGCTACAACCTGGACAATGACTTCGTCATCCGCAACTACTCGACCAGCTCCGACGTGCTGGTGGTAATGGTCAAGACGGCGCCTGAAGGCTGTGCCCATTACGACACGCTCGCCGCCATGGACGAGCTGATGTGGAAGATGGAGAACACCGAGGGCGTGCAGTCGGCGGTGTCGATGGTCACGGTCGCGCGGCAGAGCATCAAGGGCATGAACGAGGGCAGCCTGAAATGGGAAACCCTGTCGCGTAACCAGTTCGTCCTGAACAGCTCCATCGCTCGTGCCGAGGGCATGTATAACGGTGATTGCTCGTTGGCGCCGGTACTGGTGTTCCTCAACGACCACAAGGCTGAAACGCTGGAGCACGTCGTAGCCGCGGCGCGTGAGTTCGCCGAGGAGAACAACCGTGAAGGGTTGGAGTTTGTCCTCGCTGCCGGTAACGCCGGTATCGAAGCGGCTACCAACGAAGTCATCGCAGCCTCCGAAACCACTATGTTGATCGCGGTTTACGCGGCGGTGAGCTTCATGTGCCTGCTGACGTTCCGCTCCGTTGCCGCGACGCTCTGCGTGATTCTGCCGCTGGTGCTGACCTCGATCCTCGGCAATGCGCTGATGGCTTTCATGGGCATTGGCGTAAAGGTAGCAACACTGCCAGTGATCGCCTTGGGCGTGGGTATCGGTGTGGATTACGGCATCTACATCTATAGCCGGCTGGAGACGTATTTGCGTCAAGGCATGACGTTGCAGGAAGCCTACTATCAGACCTTGAAATCCACTGGCAAGGCGGTGATCTTCACCGGCGTCTGCCTGGCGATCGGCGTGTTCACCTGGGTGTTCTCAGCGATCAAGTTCCAGGCGGACATGGGCCTGATGCTCACCTTCATGTTCCTCTGGAACATGGTCGGCGCGATTTGGCTGCTGCCAGCCCTGGCGCGCTTCCTGATCAAACCGGAAAAGCTGCAGCAGAAGGTGTGA
- the nuoN gene encoding NADH-quinone oxidoreductase subunit NuoN, translating into MEFTQQHFIALLPLLITGATAIAVMLAIAWRRNHGLSFIVTSIGLTLALLSIVPALRVAPLDVTPLLRLDAFAYFYSAVVLVATLACVTLAHAYLGEKAGSEGFPGNREELYLLMTLSAAGGLVLVSAQHLAGFFIGLELLSVPVYGLVAYAFFNKRSLEAGIKYVVLSAAASAFLLFGMALLYAESGSLSFAGIGASLAAQGSSPLVQAGIGMMLIGLGFKLSLAPFHLWTPDVYEGAPAPVATFLATVSKVAVFAVLLRLYQLSPATSGGWLNDALSLIAIASILIGNLLALNQSNLKRLLGYSSIAHFGYLLVALIASKGLAVEAIGVYLVTYVLTTLGAFGVITLMSSPYNGRDADALYEYRGLFWRRPYLTAVLTVMMLSLAGIPLTAGFIGKFYVIASGVESQLWWLLGALIIGSAVGLFYYLRVMVTLYLVEPGIRRHDAPINWGQRAGGIMLLAIALLAFFLGVYPQPLLELVQQAGFAAL; encoded by the coding sequence ATGGAATTCACACAGCAACACTTCATCGCCCTGCTGCCTTTGCTGATCACTGGCGCCACCGCTATCGCGGTGATGCTGGCCATCGCCTGGCGACGCAATCACGGGCTCAGTTTCATCGTCACCTCGATAGGCCTGACGCTCGCCCTGTTATCCATTGTGCCTGCACTGCGGGTCGCCCCATTGGATGTGACGCCACTGCTGCGGCTGGACGCCTTCGCCTACTTCTACAGCGCCGTGGTACTGGTCGCGACACTGGCCTGCGTGACCCTGGCCCACGCCTACCTGGGCGAGAAAGCCGGCTCCGAGGGTTTTCCGGGTAATCGAGAAGAGCTCTATCTGTTGATGACCCTGTCGGCAGCAGGCGGGCTGGTGCTGGTCAGCGCGCAGCACCTGGCCGGGTTCTTCATCGGCCTGGAGCTGCTCTCGGTACCGGTTTACGGGCTGGTCGCCTACGCGTTCTTCAACAAGCGCTCGCTGGAAGCCGGCATCAAGTATGTGGTGCTTTCCGCCGCCGCCAGCGCCTTCCTGCTGTTCGGCATGGCGCTGCTCTACGCTGAGTCGGGCAGCCTAAGCTTTGCCGGTATCGGCGCCAGCCTGGCTGCGCAAGGCTCGTCGCCACTGGTGCAGGCCGGCATCGGCATGATGTTGATCGGCCTCGGCTTCAAGCTCTCGCTGGCTCCCTTCCACCTGTGGACGCCGGACGTCTACGAAGGCGCGCCGGCTCCGGTGGCGACCTTCCTGGCCACCGTCAGCAAGGTGGCGGTGTTCGCCGTGCTGCTGCGCCTGTATCAGCTGTCGCCGGCCACAAGCGGTGGCTGGCTGAACGACGCGCTGAGCCTGATCGCCATCGCCTCGATCCTGATCGGCAACCTGCTGGCATTGAACCAGAGCAACCTCAAGCGGCTGCTGGGTTATTCGTCCATCGCCCATTTCGGCTACCTGCTGGTGGCGCTGATCGCCAGCAAGGGGCTCGCGGTGGAAGCCATCGGCGTGTACCTGGTGACCTATGTGCTGACCACCCTAGGCGCCTTCGGCGTGATCACCCTGATGTCGAGCCCCTACAACGGGCGCGATGCCGATGCGCTCTATGAATACCGCGGGCTATTCTGGCGGCGCCCCTACCTCACCGCCGTGCTCACCGTGATGATGCTGTCGCTGGCTGGCATTCCGCTGACGGCAGGCTTCATCGGCAAGTTCTACGTGATCGCCTCCGGTGTCGAATCCCAACTGTGGTGGTTGCTGGGCGCGCTGATCATCGGCAGCGCTGTGGGCCTGTTCTATTACCTGCGGGTGATGGTGACGCTGTACCTGGTCGAACCAGGCATTCGCCGCCACGACGCGCCGATCAATTGGGGGCAGCGCGCGGGCGGCATCATGTTGCTGGCGATTGCCCTGCTTGCGTTCTTCCTCGGAGTTTATCCGCAGCCGTTGCTGGAGCTGGTGCAGCAGGCGGGGTTCGCTGCGCTCTGA
- the nuoM gene encoding NADH-quinone oxidoreductase subunit M: protein MILPWLILIPFIGGLLCWFVERFDKSMPRWIALLTMTLLLALGLWLWAGGNYQLAPAPGAEANWAVEFKHVWIERFGINLHLALDGLSLLMIMLTGLLGVLSVLCSWKEIQRHVGFFHLNLMWILGGVVGVFLALDLFLFFFFWEMMLVPMYFLIALWGHSSEGKRSRINAATKFFIYTQASGLIMLVAILGLVLANFYNTGVLTFDYELLLQADLAPGVEYLLMLGFFIAFAVKFPIVPLHSWLPDAHAQAPTAGSVDLAGILLKTAAYGMIRFALPLFPEASMDFAPIAMGLGLLGIFYGAVLSFAQTDIKRLIAYSSVSHMGFVLIGIYSGSELALQGAVVLMIAHGLSAAALFILSGQLYERLHTRDMREMGGLWSRLPWLPPLSLFFAAASLGLPGTGNFIGEFVVLFGAFANSPWVVVIATFGLVLSSIYSLAMIHRAYFGPTKAEGLLRGLDAREIGMVLLLAVLLVLLGVYPQPVFDTSLATMNGVQQWIDTAFTPTVSAR, encoded by the coding sequence GTGATTCTGCCCTGGCTAATCCTGATTCCCTTCATCGGCGGCCTGCTCTGCTGGTTCGTCGAACGTTTCGACAAGAGCATGCCGCGCTGGATCGCCCTGCTCACCATGACGCTGTTGCTCGCGCTTGGCCTCTGGCTATGGGCGGGCGGCAATTACCAGCTCGCCCCTGCGCCTGGCGCAGAGGCCAACTGGGCCGTGGAATTCAAGCACGTCTGGATCGAGCGCTTCGGCATCAACCTGCACCTGGCACTCGATGGCCTGTCGCTGCTGATGATCATGCTCACCGGCCTGCTCGGCGTGCTCTCGGTGCTCTGCTCCTGGAAGGAAATCCAGCGCCACGTCGGCTTCTTCCACCTCAACCTGATGTGGATTCTCGGCGGCGTGGTCGGGGTGTTCCTCGCACTGGATCTGTTCCTGTTCTTCTTCTTCTGGGAAATGATGCTGGTGCCGATGTACTTCCTCATCGCGCTCTGGGGTCACAGCTCGGAAGGCAAGCGCTCGCGGATCAACGCGGCGACCAAGTTCTTCATCTACACCCAGGCCAGCGGCCTGATCATGCTGGTGGCCATTCTCGGCTTGGTGCTGGCCAACTTCTACAACACCGGAGTGCTGACCTTCGACTACGAGCTGCTGCTCCAGGCCGACCTGGCGCCGGGCGTCGAGTACCTGCTGATGCTGGGCTTCTTCATCGCCTTCGCGGTGAAATTCCCCATCGTGCCGCTGCATTCCTGGCTTCCCGATGCCCACGCCCAGGCGCCTACCGCCGGCTCTGTCGACCTGGCGGGGATTCTGCTGAAGACCGCCGCCTACGGCATGATCCGCTTCGCTCTGCCGCTGTTTCCCGAAGCCTCGATGGACTTCGCGCCCATCGCCATGGGCCTCGGCCTGCTCGGCATCTTCTACGGTGCAGTGCTGTCGTTCGCGCAGACCGATATCAAGCGTCTGATCGCCTATTCCAGCGTCTCGCACATGGGCTTCGTGCTGATCGGCATCTATTCGGGCAGCGAGCTCGCCCTGCAAGGCGCGGTGGTGCTGATGATCGCTCACGGTCTCTCGGCTGCAGCGTTGTTCATCCTCAGCGGCCAGCTCTATGAACGCCTGCACACGCGTGACATGCGCGAAATGGGCGGCCTATGGTCGCGCCTGCCATGGCTGCCGCCGCTGAGTCTGTTCTTCGCCGCCGCCTCGCTGGGCCTGCCCGGCACCGGCAACTTCATCGGTGAGTTCGTGGTGCTGTTCGGCGCCTTCGCCAATTCGCCATGGGTCGTGGTGATCGCCACCTTCGGTCTGGTGCTGTCGTCCATTTACTCGCTGGCGATGATCCACCGCGCCTATTTTGGCCCGACCAAGGCCGAAGGGCTACTACGCGGCCTGGACGCACGCGAGATAGGAATGGTGCTGTTGCTGGCCGTACTGCTGGTGCTGCTCGGCGTCTATCCGCAGCCGGTGTTCGACACCTCGCTCGCCACCATGAACGGTGTGCAGCAATGGATCGATACCGCTTTCACCCCAACAGTTTCGGCCCGGTAG
- the nuoL gene encoding NADH-quinone oxidoreductase subunit L — translation MNLLFLTFAFPLLGYFLLAFSRGRISENLAAVIGVGSIGLSALISALCIWQFNTSPPEGGVFSQHLWQWLDVVGFSVAFGLHLDGLSLTMLGVVTGVGFLIHLFASWYMRGEEGYSRFFAYTNLFIFSMLLLVLGDNLLLLYFGWEGVGLCSYLLIGFYFKERKNGNAALKAFIVTRVGDVLMAFGLFILFVQLGTLNIPELLALAPQKFAEGDLWITLAALALLGGAVGKSAQLPLQTWLADAMAGPTPVSALIHAATMVTAGVYLIARTHGLFLLAPDVLELVGIVGGVTLVLAGFAALVQTDIKRILAYSTMSQIGYMFLALGVGAWDAAIFHLMTHAFFKALLFLASGSVINACHHEQNIFRMGGLWKKLPLAYASFIVGGAALAALPLITAGFYSKDEILWEAFASGHSGLLYAGLLGAFLTSLYTFRLIFIAFHGEAKTEAHAGRGLAHNLPLVVLIVLSTFLGAMISPPLSGVLPQSVGHAGGEAKHSLEIASGAIALAGILLAALLFLGKRGLVSAIAQSAPGRFLSAWWYAAWGFDWLYDKLFVQPYLWLTRLLARDPIDATIGLVPRTARGSHVLLSRSETGQLRWYALSIVGGAVLLLGIVLL, via the coding sequence ATGAACCTACTATTCCTGACCTTCGCTTTCCCGCTGCTCGGCTACTTCCTGCTGGCCTTTTCGCGCGGGCGTATCTCCGAGAACCTGGCCGCCGTGATCGGTGTCGGTTCGATCGGCCTGTCGGCGTTAATCAGCGCCCTGTGCATCTGGCAGTTCAACACCTCCCCGCCCGAGGGCGGTGTGTTCAGCCAGCACCTGTGGCAGTGGCTGGACGTGGTCGGTTTCAGCGTCGCCTTCGGCCTGCATCTGGACGGTCTGTCGCTGACCATGCTCGGCGTGGTCACCGGCGTCGGCTTTCTGATCCACCTGTTCGCGAGCTGGTACATGCGCGGTGAAGAGGGATACTCGCGCTTCTTCGCCTACACCAACCTGTTCATCTTCAGCATGTTGCTGCTGGTGCTGGGCGACAACCTGTTGCTGCTGTACTTCGGCTGGGAAGGCGTGGGGCTGTGCTCCTACCTGCTGATCGGCTTTTATTTCAAGGAACGCAAGAACGGCAACGCCGCGCTCAAGGCCTTCATCGTCACCCGCGTCGGTGACGTGTTGATGGCCTTCGGCCTGTTCATCCTGTTCGTCCAGCTCGGCACGCTGAACATCCCGGAACTGCTGGCGCTGGCGCCGCAGAAGTTCGCCGAAGGCGATCTGTGGATCACCCTGGCGGCCCTGGCGCTGCTGGGCGGTGCGGTGGGCAAGTCTGCCCAGCTACCGCTGCAGACCTGGCTGGCAGACGCCATGGCCGGCCCGACGCCTGTCTCGGCACTGATCCACGCGGCGACCATGGTCACAGCGGGCGTCTATCTGATCGCCCGCACCCATGGCCTGTTCCTGCTGGCGCCGGACGTGCTGGAGCTGGTAGGCATCGTCGGTGGCGTCACCCTGGTGCTGGCCGGCTTCGCCGCGCTGGTGCAGACCGACATCAAGCGCATCCTCGCTTACTCGACCATGAGCCAGATCGGCTACATGTTCCTCGCCTTGGGCGTCGGCGCCTGGGACGCGGCGATCTTCCACCTGATGACCCATGCCTTCTTCAAGGCGCTGCTGTTCCTGGCCTCCGGTTCGGTGATCAACGCCTGCCATCACGAGCAGAACATCTTCAGGATGGGCGGACTGTGGAAGAAGCTGCCGCTGGCCTATGCCAGCTTCATCGTCGGCGGCGCGGCATTGGCGGCGCTGCCGCTGATCACCGCCGGCTTCTACTCCAAGGATGAAATCCTCTGGGAAGCCTTCGCCAGCGGCCACAGCGGCCTGCTCTACGCAGGTCTGCTCGGGGCCTTCCTGACCTCCCTGTACACCTTCCGCCTGATCTTCATCGCCTTCCACGGCGAGGCGAAGACCGAGGCGCACGCCGGTCGCGGTCTGGCCCACAACCTGCCGCTGGTAGTGCTGATCGTGCTGTCCACCTTCCTCGGCGCGATGATCTCGCCGCCGTTGTCTGGCGTGCTGCCACAGAGCGTCGGCCATGCCGGTGGCGAGGCCAAGCACAGCCTGGAGATCGCCTCCGGCGCCATCGCCCTGGCCGGCATTCTGCTCGCGGCGCTGCTGTTCCTCGGCAAGCGCGGCCTGGTCAGCGCCATCGCGCAAAGCGCACCGGGGCGTTTCCTGTCGGCCTGGTGGTACGCCGCCTGGGGCTTCGACTGGCTTTACGACAAGCTTTTCGTGCAGCCCTACCTCTGGCTCACCCGCCTGCTGGCGCGCGACCCCATCGACGCCACCATCGGATTGGTACCGCGTACGGCACGGGGCAGCCATGTGCTGCTCAGCCGCAGCGAAACCGGCCAGTTGCGCTGGTACGCCCTGTCCATCGTTGGCGGAGCCGTGCTGTTGCTCGGCATCGTTCTGCTCTGA
- the nuoK gene encoding NADH-quinone oxidoreductase subunit NuoK, whose protein sequence is MHSIPMEHGLAIAAVLFCLGLVGLMVRRNILFMLMSLEVMMNATGLAFVVAGSRWAQPDGQIMFILVITLAAAEAAIGLAILLQLYRRFNTLDVDAASEMRG, encoded by the coding sequence ATGCATTCGATTCCAATGGAGCACGGCCTGGCCATCGCCGCCGTGCTGTTCTGCCTGGGGCTGGTCGGCCTGATGGTGCGTCGCAACATCCTGTTCATGCTAATGAGCCTGGAAGTGATGATGAACGCCACTGGCCTGGCCTTCGTCGTGGCCGGTAGCCGCTGGGCGCAGCCGGATGGGCAGATCATGTTCATCCTGGTGATCACCCTGGCCGCCGCCGAGGCCGCCATCGGCCTGGCGATCCTGCTGCAACTGTATCGCCGCTTCAACACCCTCGATGTCGATGCTGCAAGCGAGATGCGCGGATGA
- the nuoJ gene encoding NADH-quinone oxidoreductase subunit J, giving the protein MEFAFYFSAGVAVVATLRVITGSNPVHALLYLITSLLAVSMCFFALGAPFAGALEIIVYAGAIMVLFVFVVMMLNLGRNTAGQERAWMAPRVWIGPSLLAAILLAQLLWALFSAPEYAPAGLTTVGPKEVGIALFGPYLLAVELASMLLLAALVAAFHLGRHEAKE; this is encoded by the coding sequence ATGGAATTCGCCTTCTACTTTTCCGCCGGCGTGGCCGTGGTCGCCACCCTACGCGTGATCACCGGCAGCAATCCGGTGCACGCCCTGCTCTACCTGATCACGTCGCTGCTGGCCGTGTCGATGTGCTTCTTCGCCCTCGGCGCACCCTTTGCCGGCGCGCTGGAAATCATCGTCTATGCCGGCGCCATCATGGTGCTCTTCGTGTTCGTGGTGATGATGCTCAACCTGGGCCGTAACACCGCCGGCCAGGAACGCGCCTGGATGGCGCCGCGCGTCTGGATAGGCCCGTCGCTGCTGGCGGCGATCCTGTTGGCGCAGCTGCTCTGGGCCTTGTTCTCAGCGCCGGAATACGCACCGGCCGGCCTGACCACCGTCGGTCCCAAGGAGGTCGGCATCGCCCTGTTCGGGCCTTACCTGCTGGCCGTCGAGCTGGCCTCCATGCTGCTGCTGGCGGCGCTGGTCGCCGCCTTCCACCTGGGCCGCCACGAGGCGAAGGAGTAA
- the nuoI gene encoding NADH-quinone oxidoreductase subunit NuoI: MFKYIGAVLHGTYTQLRSLVMVFSHGFRKRDTLQYPEEQVYLPPRYRGRIVLTRDPDGEERCVACNLCAVACPVGCISLQKAETDEGRWYPEFFRINFSRCIFCGLCEEACPTNAIQLTPDFEMGEYKRQDLVYEKEDLLISGTGKYHDYNFYRVSGLAIAGKPKGAAQNEAEPINVKGLLP; this comes from the coding sequence ATGTTCAAGTACATTGGCGCGGTGCTGCACGGCACCTACACCCAACTGCGCAGCCTGGTGATGGTCTTCAGCCACGGCTTTCGCAAGCGCGACACCCTGCAGTACCCCGAAGAGCAGGTCTACCTGCCGCCGCGCTATCGCGGTCGCATCGTCCTGACCCGCGATCCCGACGGCGAAGAGCGCTGCGTGGCCTGCAACCTCTGCGCGGTGGCCTGCCCGGTGGGCTGCATCTCGCTGCAGAAGGCCGAAACCGATGAAGGCCGCTGGTATCCGGAGTTCTTCCGCATCAACTTCTCGCGCTGCATCTTCTGCGGCCTTTGCGAAGAAGCCTGCCCAACCAACGCGATCCAGCTCACCCCGGATTTCGAGATGGGCGAATACAAGCGCCAGGACCTGGTGTACGAGAAGGAAGACCTGCTGATTTCCGGCACGGGCAAGTATCACGACTACAACTTCTACCGCGTCTCGGGCCTGGCCATTGCCGGCAAACCGAAGGGCGCCGCGCAGAACGAGGCGGAGCCGATCAACGTCAAGGGGTTGTTGCCATGA
- the nuoH gene encoding NADH-quinone oxidoreductase subunit NuoH — protein MSWLTPEVIDVIIAVVKALVIMLAVVVCGALLSFVERRLLGWWQDRYGPNRVGPFGMFQIAADMLKMFFKEDWNPPFSDRLIFTLAPVVAMSSLLLAFVIVPVTPTWGVADLNIGLLFFFAMAGLTVYAVLFAGWASNNKFALLGALRASAQTVSYEVFLGLSLMGIVAQVGSFNMRDIVEYQQQNLWFIIPQFLGFCTFFIAGVAVTHRHPFDQPEAEQELADGYHVEYAGMKWGMFFVGEYIGIVTISALLTTLFFGGWHGPFLDTLPWLSFFWFAIKTAFFIMLFVLLRASLPRPRYDQVMAFGWKFCLPLTLINLLVTGALVLAAAQ, from the coding sequence ATGAGTTGGCTGACTCCCGAAGTGATCGACGTGATCATCGCCGTCGTCAAGGCGCTGGTGATCATGCTGGCGGTGGTGGTGTGCGGCGCCTTGCTGAGCTTCGTCGAACGCCGCCTGCTGGGCTGGTGGCAGGATCGCTACGGCCCCAACCGGGTCGGGCCGTTCGGCATGTTCCAGATAGCTGCCGACATGCTGAAGATGTTCTTCAAGGAGGACTGGAATCCGCCGTTCTCCGACCGCCTTATTTTCACCCTGGCGCCGGTCGTGGCGATGAGTTCGCTGCTGCTGGCCTTCGTCATCGTGCCGGTCACCCCGACCTGGGGCGTGGCGGACCTGAACATCGGCCTGCTGTTCTTCTTCGCCATGGCTGGCCTGACCGTTTATGCGGTGCTGTTCGCCGGCTGGGCGAGCAATAACAAGTTCGCCCTGCTCGGCGCCCTGCGCGCCTCGGCGCAGACGGTGTCCTACGAGGTTTTCCTCGGTCTGTCGCTGATGGGCATCGTCGCCCAGGTCGGCTCGTTCAACATGCGCGACATCGTCGAGTACCAGCAGCAGAACCTATGGTTCATCATTCCGCAGTTCCTCGGCTTCTGTACCTTCTTCATCGCTGGCGTCGCGGTCACCCACCGTCATCCCTTCGACCAGCCGGAAGCCGAGCAGGAGCTCGCCGACGGTTACCACGTCGAGTACGCCGGGATGAAATGGGGCATGTTCTTCGTCGGCGAATACATCGGCATCGTCACCATCTCGGCGCTGCTGACCACGCTGTTCTTCGGCGGCTGGCATGGGCCATTCCTCGACACCCTGCCCTGGCTGTCGTTCTTCTGGTTCGCGATCAAGACCGCTTTCTTCATCATGCTGTTCGTGCTGTTGCGCGCCTCGCTGCCGCGCCCGCGCTACGACCAGGTGATGGCCTTCGGCTGGAAATTCTGCCTGCCGCTGACCCTGATCAACCTGCTGGTGACCGGCGCGCTCGTGCTGGCCGCGGCCCAGTAA